A region from the Lycium barbarum isolate Lr01 chromosome 8, ASM1917538v2, whole genome shotgun sequence genome encodes:
- the LOC132605318 gene encoding 18.1 kDa class I heat shock protein-like produces MSLMPLFNGRKSYARRQNPPHQPTTTITHQSQKNQAGQGRYDSPTKVTHQFQTNRGEHDLYYPPTTIFNGQSQTNQDRQNLYDPTIKITHQSQPSRGQQDPYYPSHEFYLENPRSLIAPALSFPHEPPSLAPIEYKATPEAHVFKVNLHGYKKEEVKVEVEDESVLKITGEKKIVQKGYDNWHHFQRRIGKFSTTFNLPVDARADKVKSTMENGVLIITVPKM; encoded by the coding sequence ATGTCTTTAATGCCTCTTTTTAACGGTCGCAAAAGCTATGCACGCAGACAGAATCCTCCTCatcagccaacaacaacaattacTCATCAATCTCAAAAAAATCAGGCTGGACAAGGTCGTTACGATTCACCAACAAAAGTTACTCATCAATTCCAGACAAATCGAGGTGAGCATGATCTTTATTATCCACCGACAACAATTTTTAATGGTCAATCCCAAACAAATCAAGATCGACAAAATCTTTATGATCCAACAATAAAAATCACACATCAGTCCCAACCAAGTCGAGGTCAACAGGATCCTTACTATCCCTCGCATGAATTTTATCTTGAAAACCCTCGATCTCTCATAGCACCAGCACTATCATTCCCACATGAACCTCCATCTTTAGCTCCAATTGAGTATAAAGCAACCCCAGAGGCACATGTTTTTAAAGTTAATTTGCATGGATACAAGAAAGAAGAAGTGAAGGTTGAAGTTGAAGATGAAAGTGTCCTAAAGATTACTGGGGAGAAAAAGATAGTACAAAAAGGATATGACAATTGGCACCATTTCCAGAGAAGAATTGGGAAGTTTTCTACTACTTTTAATTTGCCTGTCGATGCTAGGGCTGATAAAGTGAAGTCAACAATGGAGAATGGAGTGCTTATTATCACTGTTCCTAAGATGTGA